The proteins below are encoded in one region of Halocatena salina:
- a CDS encoding DNA-directed RNA polymerase subunit N — protein MMVPVRCFTCGKVVGEHWEEFKQRTNENGESAESVLDDLGIERPCCRRMLVSHKDLVDIVSPYQ, from the coding sequence ATGATGGTACCCGTTCGATGTTTCACGTGTGGTAAGGTCGTCGGCGAACACTGGGAGGAGTTCAAACAGCGGACCAACGAAAACGGCGAATCCGCCGAATCCGTACTCGACGACCTCGGTATCGAACGACCGTGCTGTCGACGGATGCTCGTCTCGCATAAGGATCTCGTCGATATCGTCTCCCCCTACCAGTAA
- a CDS encoding DNA-directed RNA polymerase subunit K → MSTQQRHNRYEKARIIGARALQVTYGAPVLIESDRKEPILVAAEEYDAGVLPFTVKRETGSHTEEAR, encoded by the coding sequence ATGTCGACACAACAACGACACAATCGGTATGAGAAGGCTCGCATCATCGGCGCGCGAGCGCTTCAAGTAACGTATGGTGCGCCCGTTCTCATCGAGTCCGACCGGAAGGAACCGATCCTCGTCGCAGCCGAAGAGTACGACGCGGGGGTGCTCCCGTTCACCGTGAAACGAGAGACGGGCAGCCATACGGAGGAAGCACGATGA